Proteins encoded within one genomic window of Clostridia bacterium:
- a CDS encoding 4Fe-4S dicluster domain-containing protein has protein sequence MPITRREFLKWGGIVLLGLGAWPTVRGLAANRSTYEANPQAYSGQKWGLAITMSTCWPHYQAGCRKCFLACQREHNIPDIDNPKEEIKWIWTEPYERAFPELNQSYLNPRYKGRPFIVLCNHCDNPPCVRVCPTQATFKRPDGIVAMDYHRCIGCRYCMAACPYGARSFNFQDPRPFIREPNPAFPTREKGVVEKCNLCAERIDQGLVPACVEACPYGAIAFGDLEDPTSNVRKALYAVGYAIQRKPELGTKPKIYYLV, from the coding sequence ATGCCAATTACCAGGAGAGAGTTCCTAAAATGGGGCGGGATTGTGCTTTTGGGGCTGGGCGCTTGGCCAACGGTGAGGGGTTTGGCGGCCAACCGATCCACCTACGAGGCCAACCCTCAAGCTTACTCTGGCCAGAAATGGGGCTTGGCCATAACCATGTCTACTTGCTGGCCTCATTACCAAGCTGGATGCCGGAAATGCTTTTTGGCCTGCCAGCGGGAGCACAATATCCCTGACATCGATAACCCCAAAGAGGAAATCAAATGGATCTGGACCGAGCCGTACGAGCGCGCTTTTCCTGAGCTTAATCAAAGCTATCTCAACCCTAGGTATAAAGGCCGCCCCTTTATTGTGCTCTGCAACCACTGCGACAACCCGCCCTGCGTGAGAGTCTGTCCCACCCAGGCTACTTTCAAGCGGCCCGACGGCATCGTGGCCATGGATTATCACCGCTGCATCGGCTGCCGCTATTGCATGGCCGCTTGCCCCTATGGGGCCAGGAGCTTCAACTTTCAGGACCCGCGGCCCTTTATCCGGGAGCCCAACCCGGCTTTCCCTACTCGGGAAAAGGGAGTAGTAGAGAAATGCAATTTATGCGCGGAAAGGATTGACCAAGGTCTAGTGCCGGCTTGCGTGGAAGCCTGCCCTTACGGGGCCATAGCCTTTGGGGATCTGGAGGATCCCACCTCCAACGTGCGCAAAGCTCTGTACGCTGTAGGCTACGCCATCCAGCGCAAGCCAGAGCTGGGCACTAAACCCAAAATATATTATTTGGTATAA